From Candidatus Thorarchaeota archaeon:
CGTCATTGTCAATCGCCATGGTGAGTCGTGAATCCTGTACGAATTCTTCTTTGAGTGTGGGATCTAAGACCATGTGTGGGCCAATATTTGATACGGTCAGCTCAAGAGCCATGTTCTTCAGTGGTAATTTCTTCTTCTTGCCAGTTTTGACGGCTTTTCCGTCCTCCCACGCATACTCTTCATACTCTGCTCTCTTCAAAGCAGCATTCACTGCAAGAGATGACGAATCAAAGAGATTGCCATCATATTCCAGCGGGTATACATCACAAAAGACCATGTATACCTTCTTGCCAGGCTCAATACAGAGCTCAGACGCGTCAACAGTTTCGCTTTCACGAACTCCTCGATCAACAACGCGTGCTAGTTCAATGGCATCTTCGCGCGGAGGGCCAGGCTCGAACATGGGAGAAGCTACGGGGGTCATCTCAGCAGTAACGATTGTCACACCATCAGTGGGCCTATCTGGATAGGGCTCACCGAGTATTACCTTCACACCAGCAATCACCGTAGTGTTGCCCATACGAACAATAGCTGAACCTTCCGCCTTCTCGGCTACTGGATCAAGTTCGATTTCGATTGGGCGGTACTCGTCGAATTCCCGTCCATCTACTCGCTTGCCATTGTCCAATAATTTCGATATATGACCGCGGTCTATTTGGCTAATTATTTCGTTGCTAAAATCTCCCATTTCTAGTCCTCCCCTGGAATTGCTGCTTCCCCGAGGTCATCCTCGAGGTCATCCTCATATTCATCATCATCGTCGCCAGGTTCTCTAACGTATGCGCGCTTTATCGCATCTTTCTGACGTTCATGGAGTACCTTACAGGCGTTTATACCCATACGCATCGCTTCCAACAATTCTTCGCGGGTAAAGGACCCATCTTGTTGGAGAAGAGTAATCGATTCTGTATGCGGAATGATAGCCATTGGAACATCTCCACCGCCATACTTGTCCTCCATATCACCCAAGTCAACTAGCAAAGTACCATCAGCCTTACCAACGGCTATTGATGGAACCAAGCTTCTCATTGGAACTCCTGCGTCAGCCAATGCCAATGATGCAGCATTGATTGAAGCACATCGAGTACCGCCATCGGCCTGGAGCACATAGATATAGACGTCTATAACAGCTTCAGGAAACTCCTCTAGGAACAGTGCTGGCTCCAGCGCATTCCGAATAACCATGGAAATTTCTCGCTCTCTTCTAGAAGGAGCTGGTCGTTTCCGATCAGGTACTGAAAAGGTAGTCATCCGGTAGTTGCATCGAAGGTATGCCCTGTCTGGGAGGGCAAGATGTCGTGGATGCAATTCACGGGGTCCATAAATAGCTGCTACAATGTACGTGTTACCTTGCTTTATTGATGCTGAACCGTCAGCGTTGCGAATTACATCGCCCACTTTCAGTTCTAGTGGTCTCATTTCATCTGGACGTCTACCGTCGAGACGGAGACCTTCCGGGTTAATAAGATAGTCCGGTTTTTCTTCTCCGGGGCTCATTCTTCATTCACTTCCTCCATTTCTTCTTCATCTTCGACCTCTTCGCCATCTTCGAGCGCTGAGGTTTCTTCTGTTTCTTCATTTTCATCATTCTCATGCAGCTTCGCTAGTTCTTCATCAATCATCTGAGCGACTCTATCTGTCAGATTCTTGGTGTGAGATTGCTCAGCAACCATCTTGAAAGCTTTCTTAGCGATCTGCAATGAATCGAGGTCTCCACCTCGTATCCAAATCCGGCCATTCTGTCCAACCATAGCTTGGATGTCGAGTTTGTCCTTTATCATGTTAATCATAGAACCTTTACGTCCAATGACGCGTGGAATTTTTGCAGGGCTTACCTCGACAATTGTTCCACCCTTGAGTTTCCTCAGCCCTCTACCTTTCATTGATAGGTAAGGACCGGTTGTTCGATCATAGGTTGCAACTTCTGCAGCAATGACATCTCCTACATCATAGTACTTGGAGATATCATCGTCGTAAGGTTTCCTCAGTGCGTTATTAGCATGCAGCGAGGCACCATAAGGACCTCCTATGTCTACTTTCCAATTGTTACCAGCAACAAAAGTAATAGTACCGATAACTCTGTCGCCCTCTCTTGGAATATACACGCCGTGAAGAGGGACGACTCGTACTGTGTTCCCACGCAGCTCTGCCAGTCCGACAAGAGCCGAGAATACTTCATCGTCTGCTGACACGTAGGTGCCAAAAGACGACCTGTATCTTCCCTCGGCTAGAAGCTGCCCAGGCACAACTATTTCGCGATTCTCGAAAAACGTTGCCATAATCTATTTCCTCAATTCAATTTGCTTCAGTTCATTCATGTGATTAGTATTGTAAGAGTGATACAATGATACAAGACCTATCTGACTAGTTCTATTCTGACCTGCCCCTTCGAGAGCTTATTCAACTCATCGTATAGTTCCTGTCTCTGGGAGGCAGGAATTTCAACAATGCCATTCCAAGATCCATCACGATCCCAAGACTCCTCTGTGATGACACCGGTATTTGCAACAACATTGTAACCTTTTCCGGCATACGCCGCTGGAATCATGATTCGAAGCTTAACGCTTTCAAAGGAGATTGGGATAATAACACGCAATGCTTTGACTATCCGAGGTACTTGTTCTTCAACCCGGATAAATGGATCCACGTTTACTTTTGCTTCTTCCATTGCTTGTCGTATTCGATCAGGAGGGTGGGGGTGACCTGTCTTGGGATTCATTGCTTTTTTGGATATGTTCTCAATGATTTTCTCAGTTTTCTCTTCCTTGAGCTGTTTTCGTTGTTCATGTGTAAGCTTGAACTTGCCACGTTTGATTATCTCTGGCGCTATTTCGAAGACATCACTACTGCCAAAGAAATCCTCTGCCAAGTCCTCAGAAGCGTGTTCTCCGCGCCGAGCATCTTCATAGAGGTCATATGATTTCAGCACGGATTCGAGTGGGATATCTTCACCACGTCTGAATTTGAATGCCAAATCAGGATCTACGAAGATTTCGAAGTTGAGATGACCTCTCTTCAATCCAACAACTACTGCATCAAGGTCTAACCATTCTTCACCTGACTTTCGCTGCAATGTCCCATACTCCTCTTAGTAATCATTTATCTGCTTCTGGATTCTGCTTCAGTAGCTTGGTAATTTCATCCGTTGATAGTTTCCTAAACTTGCTGGTACTTATTGTAACATGAGCGATTTCAAGGTTATCAACAGTCAAATCAGATTGAGTAGCAGCTTTCAAAGCATTGAGTGCTAGATTCGTTGATTTTGTAATACTCAATTTCTCGTCATAATGCTCCTTCAAATACTCACCAGCTTCTGTATTGCCTCTGCCAATGACAGCAGCAAAAAAGCCCCAGTAGGTTCCCACAGGATCGGTGACAAAGAGTTGGGGGCTCCCATTGTCATCAACAGAGCCGATTATCATCGCAACGCCATAGGGTCTGGCACCACCACCTTGAGTGAATTGTGCCTTCAAATCGCAAATGTGATCAGCAAGAGCTTCTGCAGGTATTGATTCTTCATAGGTTAACCAATACGATTGTGCTTTGACTCTGGCCTCTTGTATCAATGCTCGTGCATCGGCCATGAAACCAGAAGTTGCAACACCTATGTGTTCATCAATCTCGGAGATCTTCTCGACGCTATCGGGTTCCTGTAATGGCATGACTTTTTTCTCAGCCAACAGAACCACTCCGTCCTCACAACGTATGCCAATAGATGTGGCACCTTGTTCGACAGCCTTCTTCGCATATTCAGCAGCGAAAATACGACCTTCCGGGCTAAATATGCTAGTAGACCTATCATATCCCTTGCGGGACATTCCAAACATCAAGTATTCCTCCAAGTATGCCTAATCGCAATTTGCCAGAAATGGGAATCTCAGAACTACACATTACCTGACAGTTCTACATAGCTGGCTGTAGTCATCTTCAATAATGCCAGCTACTAGCAATTCCGCCATTAGGTCTGTTCAAATTGGCTTACGCTGAAGTAGCCACATAAACCTTCTGGTCTTGCCGATTGAACAACAGTCTCTATTCTTGAAGCAGATAAAGATACACAACAAACCCGAGACATAACACGAAAGTCGCTGCTGCGACATATACCTCGAAGAGAAAGTAGGCAATGAGCGCTACTAGGATTAGCGGTCCTACTATTTCAAGCCAACTTGCACGGATTTTGGTTATGAACAATCGAAGATTTACGAGCGTGATAGTCAGGAAAACATAGAAGCCAAAAGACAAGAAAATCTCAATAACAATCACCAGATAGGGATTAACGTCGTTCAACGTTCCGACTAAAGTATTATCAACGACATCTGGAGATGACCATGCCCAGAAAAGAAGTCCAAGACTGATGAAGATAATAGCAAGGACAACGGTAATTGCTGTAGAGCGAATCATCTTACTACGATCGATTTCCTGGCTCACTGTTCTTCACACCGGCTTGAATTCGATTGGATTAGATTGTCCACTTAAACGTTCCGTCAAGGTCACGATTGTATTCCTGGAAAGCTTCGTTATTGGTCACCGGAATCCGTAGTACCTATTGTTCTGAAGTCCTGGCACGGGACGGAGCACGAGATTGATCTATCCTCTTCTCGATTCGTGCTCGATCACGAAGCTTCTTGATTTGGACCGCAACAAGGTAAGACAGGGCTGCTAGAATGCCAGCAATTGCACTTGGAGAAGTTCTGAAGGTGAATGAAGCCGCAATCCCGATGAGTTGAGAGAGCAAGGCAATTCCAAAAACTGCAATCATCACAGCCCGCACAGAATTGAAAACTTCATTTGATGCAGCAGCTGGCGCAACTACAATAGCATAGACGAGGATGGCTCCAACGGCCTTTGTTGCAAGTGAAATGGCCAGCGCCGCCGTAATCAACATGAGATAGTGGTATGCCTTGGTATTGAGCCCGTGAGCGGTTGATCCTTCCATATCAACACTGACATACACGAACTCTTGGCGAAATAGCGCTGTAAGAAAAACAAGAACTACAGTAGTTGCTCCGAGCAGGATTATGTCAAGATTATCAAGTAGAAGGATATCACCGGTCAAATAACCCCAAATCTGGGGAACCTTTGTTGGCGGGATATAGTACATCAGAAAGACAGCGAGACTCATTGATAACGCAAATGAAACACCTACCGCAACTTCCATTTTCTGTGCAATGCCTGATTCACCAGCATATCCCGTTACGATGGCTACAAAAATGCTGAACATGAGTGCTCCCAGAATAGGATCAAACCACGGAACAAGCCCAGACTCCTGTAGGAATAATCCAAGGGCAGCACCACCAAGTGCCGCATGAGCCACACCCGCAGTCATGAATGACAAGCCTCGGAAAACCAGAAAGGTACCAGATGAAGATGCTAGCACGGCTATGAGAAAGGCACCAATCAATGCACGCTGCAAAAAGGGACTCTGTAAGATGGTCTGAAAAAGATTAAGCATGTCTATCAAGCCCCGAATCTTTTGTTACACAATATCTATGACCTGAGTGTTCAACGATTCTTGCTGAGGGACCATATACTTCCTTGATGAGCTCTGGGTCCATTATACTACATGGCTCTCCTACACCGACTACTGTGTTCTTGAGAAGAAGAACATCGTCTACCATTGTATGAATCGGATTAAGATCGTGTGTCACCATTAGCACACTAACATCGTGTTCTCTATGGTACTGATCCAGTGCGTCAACAATCATGTCCTGGCTAGCTATGTCAGTCCCGGCCAAGGGTTCGTCCAGCATTAGAACAGGACCCTCACTGGCAAGTGCTCGAGCAACCAGTACCCGTTGCCGCTGACCACCGGATAGTTCGGGAAATGGCTGATTCCAGAGGTGATCCATATTCACCTGTTCCAAGGCTTCATGTGCCCGTTCCTTGTCCTTACTTGAGGCAAATCGCGGAGGGGATTTCTTTAGTAGGCGACCCATCAGCACGATGTCACTAACACGAATTGGTACGTTAAATTCAATACGATCGCGCTGTGGCACATATCGCACGAGTTTGCGGATTTTGTCTTTATCCTCTACAGAGTCAAATCCGAACATCTCGATTGATCCACGAAACGGTTCTAGCAAACCAAGAATGGTTTTCATCAATGTACTTTTTCCGGAACCGTTTGGCCCGATTATGGCAGTGAACGATGGTGCGTCGATTCTAAAATCCACATCGTAAAGCGCAAGCTCACCATTAGGGTATTTCACGGCTAGATTCTCTGCATGTAACAACATATTGGAGAGTTCTTGCTGTGTCAGAATCTATCGCCCCACAATGTTAATTTGTACCCGGGCAACCCGATTCTGCGAACGGATTTTCTTGATGAATTCTCTAGCTTCCTCGACATCACCCTGGAGGACCATAACTTCGACGCATTCGCCACGATTGGAGTGAGAATGCATCATAGAGCTTATTATGTGGCTATGCTCGTGCTGCACACGACTGCATTGGTTGTCCTTCCCTCGGGAAGAATACACGGTAGTTAGAACAATAGTAACTTCACCTTCTTCCTGTTCAAGATTCTCGTGCTCCGACATGAGGGATTGGATAGCATGTCGTATCGCCTCTGAGCGATTAGAGAATCCACCCCGCTTCTGAAGGTCTTCAAGAACATGGAGATGTGATTCTGGCATTGATACTGCTACGATTGGCATATAGTCACCTCGATAGGTAGAGAGATAGTAGACTGGTTGCTAGTTACTCTCTTCTACTGATTAATATTCGCATCAAAAACCTTAATAATCTACGCATGTACCAATACATATTATAAAACTCATTACTATTGTTTATTAACTTGAAAAGGAGTAGATGGTAAAATGATACGAAAAGAGTATCCAGTGGCGGTGCTTCTACTTCTCTTTGTAGCTGTATCCTTCATTCCTGCAATAGTTAGCGCCCAAGATGAGCCCGATTTGGAAATCGCAGTTGCTATCGCACCCCTCGGCGGCATTGTCGAAAGAGTTGGTGGTGGATACCTTGACATCTCAGTCATATTGCCGGAAGGTGTTGAACCACATGCATCACAGCTACCAACTGAGGCAGTCCAAACAGCTAGTCAGGCTGATCTTCTGGTATTCACTGGTCACTATCCTTGGGAACCCCAACTGGAAAGCCAGACAGGTGTGCCATACATAACATTGCATGACGACGACGCTCTCGAAGACTACTCTAACTATGGGGCAGAATTATCACCCATACCACGAATAGGTGAAGAAGCAGGATTAAATCCACATGCCTGGTGGCTCCTTCCAAACAATGCCGCTGCCATAGCCAATACGACTGCTGCGGCCTTAGGTCAAATTAAGCCTGATTATTCAGATTACTGGAACCTTCAATTGAATACATTCCTTTCTGATCTAGAGTCTTTCTTGAATCTTATAGAGAATCAGAAAGAAGCATACAGCCTCACGTCAGTAGGCGCCATCGGAGTATTCCCGGCCGAAGCATATGTCGCCGAAGCTTTTGGTATAGAAATCGTGACAATCTTACAAGAAGAAGGAACATTTGTTTCGGGAACTGAGCTTGCTGAGGTCGAGAATGCACTTGCAAATGGAAGCGTCGATGTTATTATCGGATCGGATGTGGCTCGGCTTCAGAATGCTGGCGAGTTTGCACAGCAGCTTGCGGAAGATTATGATGTCCGTCTTATCTGGGTTCGAGGTATCTTTTTCGAGGGGCTCTCGGATTATCTTTCCATCATGTCTTACAACCTTGGAGCTATAACCTCTGGACTTGAAGGCGCCGATTCGTCATTCGGAAGAAGCAATACAATCAATCTCATACTCATATCTGCAGTATCTGTCCTAGGAATTATAGCGGTAACAGAGGGAATCTTGTTGTATCAGAAGTCAAAAGCAGAATAGAATTCTAGGCGGTACTACTGAAGCGGCTTGAACATAATCTTGGGAATTGCTAGGTCTCAATATCTGTACCCAGACGAAGATTGTACACCGCAAACTCCAAGTCCGTCAATTCGTCTTGGATTTTTCTATATTTTTTGTTGAACTGTTTTGCACCAATAGTACCGGCTCGTTTTTCTTTTACAAGGCGTTTCAGTGTTTTTTGTCGGTCATGTATTTTCTTTTTCAGCTCTTCCCACTTATCGCGGTTGGTAGCCATTTTCTTTCCCCAGTCCGCACTCGAAGGTCGAGATTGCTCGAGTTTCTCTACTGTTTCATCTAGGTCCCGCTTTATTTGGGATGGGTCACGTTCTTTCTCATCTGCCACAATCGTCACCGCGTTCTATCCTCTATGATGTCCTGTTATTAGCTTTGAGATGGACCTGCAAAGTGATATTTACTACAGTAGTCACACAAATGAAAGCAAGAGTGGAAGAAGGGGCAGAAGGGGTAACAAAACGATTGTTCCTATCGTCACCGTCGTGGCCGCGACCTGCGAATCCAAGCCAAAATCAGATGCGTAGACTACTGTAAGAACTGCTGGGGGCATCAGAGATTCTAAGAAGAGAACATCTTTTGTTAACGGAGCAAGGTTCGTAAATATGAGAATTGACCAGACAAGCAATGGTATCGCAATCTGTCTGACCGCAATAACCGATAAGGCTTGGCTTGAATGATACATCGAAAAATCCTTGCCAAGGGCGAGGCCGACTGCAAGAAGCGACAGATACGTTGTAGCTGTGTTGTTCACCGAAATAACCATGTGCAACGAGGAGGGAACAGATATACCCAGAACAGAAAGAACAAATCCCACGATAGTAGCCAGCAGTGGTGGAAAGAGTAAAGCTTTCCGTGTAACACTCTTACGGTCAATTGATTCTTGGTTGTAGTAGGATCCTATCAAGGCTCCAAGTGTTGTAAGCAGAATCATCTGAGTTAGCGAATGTACCGCTATCAGAGGAACCGCAGCTTGCCCAATAAACATCTGAGACAAGGGAAGGGGTAGAAACACTGCATTGTGAAATGTAGCACATAGAAGCAAGGCACCACCGTTCTCGGGTTTCATACGCTTTGTTTTCAAATAGAGGAAAAGCAGCAAAGCTCCAAAGAGATGCATAAACACGGTAATCGCAATTACTTGTGGTGATTCTGTCAGTGTATCAAAAGGGGTATCAAGAAGAGTGCTTACTATAAGAAGGGGTAACATGAAATTGATGAGGAGAGGGTTGAGATAGGCACGGGTCTTCTCACCATATACGGTCTTTCGTGATACCAGAAAACCAGCTAAGATGATTAGGTAGAATAAAGCGAGATTGAGAGTCAAACCAAGTGAAATTTGCGTCGAATACACCTCCTGAACAACATTTCTTGGTAACGTGGTCTACTGTCTTGAGTAATCCCTTCCCAGTAGTCAAGCACTCATCTGATGCGATTCGACCCACTTGTGCCTTTCTTCCGTGACAACATCCTCGGGAAGTTGAGAGGGCGTTCCTACCTGAGCTGCAATCATGTAGATTTTGCAGGCTCGTTCAAGAAGGATAGCAGAATCAAGGGCTTCACGAAGTGAATTTCCAACACACAAAGCACCATGATTGCCAATCAGTGCAGCATCACGGTTTTTCACTGCATTGGCAACAGCTTCGGCTAAACCGCGAGTCCCTGCTTTTGAATAGTCGGTAACTGCAATCTTACCACCAAGAGTAGGAACAAGTTCATCAACAATAGGCGGTAGGGACTTATAGAGAAGGGCCATGGCGGTAGCATAAACACTATGTGTATGTACAATGGAGCGGATATCTCCCCTATGTCCATACACTTCCAGATGCATTTCTGTCTCGATACTAGGTTTCTTCTTCCCCTCGACTTTGTTGCCCTCTAAATCAATAACAATGAGATCATAGGGAGTCATTACACGATACTCCACACCACTGGGTGTGATGATGATGTGGTCTTTCACTCTAAGACTCACATTTCCTGAGGAGCCGACAACCAAATCCCGATCAAGCATTTCTGCACAAGTTTCTAACATAACCTGCTTTTCAGTTTCATACAAAGCATTTCACCTTCAAGATGAAAACAGCGTTCGAGTAATCATCATTCAAACGAATACTGGTACTGTCTTGAGTCTACGAGAAAATACTGTCAATGTAAACTCTGTCTTTCCTGCTATATAGGCTGCTTTCCCTATCCAAAACGTTGGATACTATCGGATATCAGCCACATGAACACTGCAAGATACACAGGGATCATAAGAGCGAACAATGGTCTCTAGTTTGTTACCGATTTCGTCAGCCTCGTTGATGCCACTGGAGACAAGAGATTCAGACATCCTTCGTAAATCGGCTTCCATCATAGGAAGGAACATAGCAGTTGGAGTGACAATATCAGCAGATACTACCCGTGCATTTTTGTCAACTTCGATTGTGTAAGCGAGTAGCCCCCGTGGAGCTTCTGTTATTGCAACTCCTTTCCCACCCTTGGTCACCTTTGGCTCAATTCGTTTTTCATATGGTTTCAAATCGCTAGCCAAGTTCTTTGCAATCTCCTCTGCACGATGAACAAAATGTACAAGCTCTACAGACTGTGCAAAATTATTGCTCATTGGATTCTTTGGATCCAGATGAGAACCATACGTCTCTGCGAGTTCACCTGCGCGACCCGTCATCCCATCACCGAACAGGGTGAAACGCGAAATAGCCCCAGTCATAAAAGGCTGAGATTTGTACGTCCCGTGTTTTGCAAATGAGTAGGGTACCACTTCTTCGGCAATTCGAACCTGATAGGCGTCAGACTTGAATTTCCCACCATCACTTGCCTTCACTTTGTCACCAATCATGGTGTATGAACCATCATAGGGTTCAAGTGCTAGATGCGTTCTTTTTGCATCCACTTCTCGCCAGTTAGGATAGCTTACAAGTTGTTCTAAGGCTTCCTCAGCTTTGCCATGCAACATCTTTAGACGTCTAGCTAGTGTTCCGAAAGACTCCTTCGACGGAATCTTCCCGAACCCACCCATTATCGCGTTTTCCTGGTGGATATAACGTGATCCAATAACAGTCTGTATGTCTGCTCCAATATCCTTCAGAGCTATACCGGCATCAATCACGTCTGGATGGTCCTCAGCCATGGAGAACCCGTCAGGATACCCCAGGAAATCTGGTAATGCTAAAAGGAACAAGTGAAGAGCATGGCTTTCGATATAATCTCCAATGTATAACAATTCACGAAGGAGTCGGGTTTGCTCAGTCGGTTGTAGACCGATAGCATTTTCCGCAGCTTGGAGAGCGGTTACCTTGTGTGCTGCAGCGCAGAATGAACAGATTCGAGGAAAAACTGCAGTCGCTTCCTCGACGGGTTTACCCTTGGTTATGGCTTCAAAATACCGTGGGCCTTCAAACACATTGATTCTAACTAGTTCCACCTGCGAGCCATCATAAGTAACTTCGATTCCAGCCTTACCTTCGATTCGGGCAATGTGATCTATGGATATCTCACGGGTAATTTTCTGTTTCTTCCCCTTCTTGTCGGATTGAGTCATTCATTTTCACTCCCGTAAACCTTGTTCAGCATCTTCTCTAGGTGAGGATTATGCGCACCAAAAATCCTCATACGATCCCGTACAACTTCTTCATCCAGCCCCTTCTGCTGGAAAGTAAGTGCAAGTGAATCGAACCAAGCAGTGTCATGTGGCACTGGTCCTCTACAACCAATGCATGGAACGCCGAACGAAATGCATCTAGCCTTGCACCCGGCAGTTGTTACTGGCCCAAGGCATCGTTCCCCGTGTTCAATTAGGATACAAGGATTTCCAGCCAATCTGCACTCTGCGCAAACAGGATAATCCTTTGGTTCTGGAAACGTACCGAACAGGAAGCTCGAAATGAAGTACATGATTTCGTCTTCTTCTGGTGGACAACCGGGGAGATAGTAGTCAACATCTACATGGGCGGAGATTGGTGTGGCTTGACGACCCTGCATATCAATAGTCTCGTCTCCGTAGACATCCGCATAGAGCTGATCGTAGTCCATTTCACCTTCAACCCAGCTCTGAACACCACCATTGACTGCACAAGCACCCAATGCCACAAGAATCCTCGAATGCTTTCTGACTTCGAAAAGCTCCTCCAAATCCTTCTCTGTTGAGACTGAGCCTTCAACAAAAGCTACATCAACATCGGCAGGAATTGTGCTATTACTTGAGAGCATGTAGAAGCTCTCTATGTTAACAGCTTTGACTATATCCAGTATCCGCTCAACAGTCGCCAGCTTAAGCTGACATCCGTAGCATGACGTGAGGGCATACACGCCAACTCGAGGCTTGCAGTCATCCCCGCGACAGTCTTCGACGATTGCCAGTTGTTCCCGTCTTATTGTTGTCATATCTTACTCCTCCATCATATCAGTCCCGGGATGCTAATTACGTCATAGTAATCAAATACGGGGCCGTCTTTGCAGATGTACTTCCATGATGTGGCCGTCCCAACATTACAGTGGCCACATTTGCCAACACCACATTTCATCTTGCGCTCAAGAGTGACAAAGATGTAGCGCGGATCATAGCCCCTTTCGATGCATTCCTCAAACATCCCCTTGTACATCGGCGGGGGACCACACATGGCCACAGTGCAGTTCTTTGGGTTCACATTTACCTTGTCAAAGTGTGTGTTCACCCTGCCGTGTAAGCCATCAAAATCGGGGTCGCGAGTTACAGTCTGGACTATCGATATGTTCTCGGCGGTAGCGATATCCTTCATAGCCTCGAGTTCTTTCTGGAACAGAAGACCATCCGCATACTTCGCACTGTTGATGATGGTGATATCGCCAAACAGCCAGCGGTTATCAAGAGCATAAAGGAATACTGATCTCAATGGAGCCATTCCTAATCCTGCAGCAACCAAAAGAAGGTCACGATCGTGGAATTTTTCCATCGGGAAGCCGTTTCCATATGGACCACGAATGCCAACAAGGGTACCTGGATTAAGATGATGTATAGCAGATGTTACCCTTCCAGCATTCCGAATGCACAGCTCAAAGAATCCTACTCGGCGAGCAGATGAGCATATCGAAATCGGTACCTCACCAAGACCGAGAAGTGATACCTCAACGAACTGTCCAGGCTTGAATCGGAAGCTCTGTGCTTTGTCAGGATCTTCGAACCTGAAGAGGAATAGCTTGTCCACATCAGATAGGTCATACTTTCGTAGTAGTCGACACTTGGATGTATCATACACGTTTTCTTGCTTGCTAGTCATTAGTCGCCAACCCCATGATACCCGCCTATCTCTATCAAATTACGCTTGAAATTGATATCCGCTGGGCAGAAGTACGTACATCGTCCACATCCAACACAATAGGCTGTGGTTACTTCCTCACAATAGGCATTCTTACACTGATACCTGTTTTTGAATCGAGATTCCTTTGTGGGCCGGAAGTTGTGGGG
This genomic window contains:
- a CDS encoding metal ABC transporter ATP-binding protein — its product is MKYPNGELALYDVDFRIDAPSFTAIIGPNGSGKSTLMKTILGLLEPFRGSIEMFGFDSVEDKDKIRKLVRYVPQRDRIEFNVPIRVSDIVLMGRLLKKSPPRFASSKDKERAHEALEQVNMDHLWNQPFPELSGGQRQRVLVARALASEGPVLMLDEPLAGTDIASQDMIVDALDQYHREHDVSVLMVTHDLNPIHTMVDDVLLLKNTVVGVGEPCSIMDPELIKEVYGPSARIVEHSGHRYCVTKDSGLDRHA
- a CDS encoding exosome complex exonuclease Rrp41; its protein translation is MSPGEEKPDYLINPEGLRLDGRRPDEMRPLELKVGDVIRNADGSASIKQGNTYIVAAIYGPRELHPRHLALPDRAYLRCNYRMTTFSVPDRKRPAPSRREREISMVIRNALEPALFLEEFPEAVIDVYIYVLQADGGTRCASINAASLALADAGVPMRSLVPSIAVGKADGTLLVDLGDMEDKYGGGDVPMAIIPHTESITLLQQDGSFTREELLEAMRMGINACKVLHERQKDAIKRAYVREPGDDDDEYEDDLEDDLGEAAIPGED
- a CDS encoding ribosome assembly factor SBDS — protein: MQRKSGEEWLDLDAVVVGLKRGHLNFEIFVDPDLAFKFRRGEDIPLESVLKSYDLYEDARRGEHASEDLAEDFFGSSDVFEIAPEIIKRGKFKLTHEQRKQLKEEKTEKIIENISKKAMNPKTGHPHPPDRIRQAMEEAKVNVDPFIRVEEQVPRIVKALRVIIPISFESVKLRIMIPAAYAGKGYNVVANTGVITEESWDRDGSWNGIVEIPASQRQELYDELNKLSKGQVRIELVR
- a CDS encoding KH domain-containing protein; its protein translation is MATFFENREIVVPGQLLAEGRYRSSFGTYVSADDEVFSALVGLAELRGNTVRVVPLHGVYIPREGDRVIGTITFVAGNNWKVDIGGPYGASLHANNALRKPYDDDISKYYDVGDVIAAEVATYDRTTGPYLSMKGRGLRKLKGGTIVEVSPAKIPRVIGRKGSMINMIKDKLDIQAMVGQNGRIWIRGGDLDSLQIAKKAFKMVAEQSHTKNLTDRVAQMIDEELAKLHENDENEETEETSALEDGEEVEDEEEMEEVNEE
- a CDS encoding metal ABC transporter permease, with protein sequence MLNLFQTILQSPFLQRALIGAFLIAVLASSSGTFLVFRGLSFMTAGVAHAALGGAALGLFLQESGLVPWFDPILGALMFSIFVAIVTGYAGESGIAQKMEVAVGVSFALSMSLAVFLMYYIPPTKVPQIWGYLTGDILLLDNLDIILLGATTVVLVFLTALFRQEFVYVSVDMEGSTAHGLNTKAYHYLMLITAALAISLATKAVGAILVYAIVVAPAAASNEVFNSVRAVMIAVFGIALLSQLIGIAASFTFRTSPSAIAGILAALSYLVAVQIKKLRDRARIEKRIDQSRAPSRARTSEQ
- a CDS encoding CopG family ribbon-helix-helix protein yields the protein MPIVAVSMPESHLHVLEDLQKRGGFSNRSEAIRHAIQSLMSEHENLEQEEGEVTIVLTTVYSSRGKDNQCSRVQHEHSHIISSMMHSHSNRGECVEVMVLQGDVEEAREFIKKIRSQNRVARVQINIVGR
- a CDS encoding exosome complex protein Rrp42 gives rise to the protein MGDFSNEIISQIDRGHISKLLDNGKRVDGREFDEYRPIEIELDPVAEKAEGSAIVRMGNTTVIAGVKVILGEPYPDRPTDGVTIVTAEMTPVASPMFEPGPPREDAIELARVVDRGVRESETVDASELCIEPGKKVYMVFCDVYPLEYDGNLFDSSSLAVNAALKRAEYEEYAWEDGKAVKTGKKKKLPLKNMALELTVSNIGPHMVLDPTLKEEFVQDSRLTMAIDNDDHFAAIQKGGGIGPITLDQVDRAMGMALDRVEDLRDILDAALEEVE
- a CDS encoding archaeal proteasome endopeptidase complex subunit alpha, yielding MFGMSRKGYDRSTSIFSPEGRIFAAEYAKKAVEQGATSIGIRCEDGVVLLAEKKVMPLQEPDSVEKISEIDEHIGVATSGFMADARALIQEARVKAQSYWLTYEESIPAEALADHICDLKAQFTQGGGARPYGVAMIIGSVDDNGSPQLFVTDPVGTYWGFFAAVIGRGNTEAGEYLKEHYDEKLSITKSTNLALNALKAATQSDLTVDNLEIAHVTISTSKFRKLSTDEITKLLKQNPEADK